The Sediminispirochaeta smaragdinae DSM 11293 genome has a segment encoding these proteins:
- a CDS encoding cyclophilin-like fold protein, producing the protein MEIKLIIENEEFSGRLYDNPTGRKIAEMLPLIIRMSRWGDEYYGSIGARFPLADDATDEMKVGELAYWPSGSAFCIFFGPTPVSHGNEPRMASEGNPFGMLKGDVSPLKKMGGSISVRVEKI; encoded by the coding sequence ATGGAAATTAAACTTATTATCGAAAATGAAGAATTTTCCGGACGGTTGTATGATAATCCGACTGGCCGGAAAATCGCAGAAATGCTCCCGTTGATTATTCGTATGAGTCGATGGGGAGATGAATACTATGGTTCCATTGGTGCGAGATTTCCCCTGGCCGATGATGCGACCGACGAAATGAAAGTTGGAGAATTAGCGTACTGGCCTTCGGGATCGGCGTTTTGCATCTTTTTCGGTCCCACTCCCGTGAGCCATGGCAACGAGCCCAGAATGGCTTCGGAGGGAAACCCTTTTGGAATGCTAAAGGGAGATGTTTCCCCCTTGAAAAAAATGGGCGGTTCTATTTCGGTTCGGGTCGAAAAGATCTGA
- a CDS encoding putative ABC transporter permease yields the protein MEFTIKLTFLFMCGTIFGWCIELLWRRYFGLAKRWINPGFLNGPWLPLYGFGTIVLYFLSSLKIDIVYLIPIFLLSLTTLEFFTGLFFLNFFKIRLWDYRQKKLNIMGLVCPFYSFLWTLIGTFFYYLIYPVLKENIVSLLIRYDLVFFVGIFFGVFGVDVVVSFNLANRIKMSVIASGHKWHVEYERLKIELRDRFEQGIKNRTHFLLPFNGESGLLLNKRLSEHREKILKPIKNIKNRLKL from the coding sequence ATGGAATTTACTATAAAGCTGACATTCTTATTTATGTGCGGAACAATTTTCGGTTGGTGCATAGAGCTATTGTGGCGAAGATATTTTGGTTTAGCCAAAAGATGGATAAATCCGGGTTTTCTTAACGGCCCCTGGCTTCCCTTATATGGTTTTGGTACAATTGTTCTCTATTTCCTATCTTCTTTGAAGATCGACATTGTATACCTGATTCCTATTTTCCTGTTATCTCTTACTACACTTGAGTTTTTCACAGGACTCTTTTTCTTAAATTTCTTTAAGATTCGATTGTGGGATTACAGACAAAAAAAACTAAATATAATGGGGCTTGTTTGCCCCTTTTATAGTTTCCTCTGGACCCTTATCGGAACATTTTTTTACTATCTTATTTATCCTGTACTAAAAGAAAATATCGTTTCACTATTAATCCGTTATGATTTAGTCTTCTTTGTGGGAATCTTTTTTGGCGTTTTCGGTGTTGATGTAGTTGTATCATTCAACCTTGCAAATCGAATCAAGATGTCGGTTATTGCTAGCGGCCATAAGTGGCACGTAGAGTATGAGAGATTGAAGATCGAACTACGCGACCGTTTTGAACAAGGTATCAAAAACCGGACCCATTTTTTACTCCCGTTTAATGGTGAAAGTGGCTTGTTGCTGAACAAAAGGTTAAGCGAGCATAGAGAGAAAATTCTAAAACCAATAAAAAACATAAAAAATAGGCTTAAATTGTAA